A single window of Jiangella alkaliphila DNA harbors:
- the rsfS gene encoding ribosome silencing factor: MTATDRAIQLAVAAAEAASDKLADDIVAFDVSERMAITDVFLVCSASNDRQVRSVVDAVEEKLRDLGARPVSREGEREGRWVLLDYVEIVVHVQHAEERVFYALERLWKDCPTIELPAEVNAGRGPRAGDGA; the protein is encoded by the coding sequence TTGACCGCAACCGATCGCGCCATCCAGCTGGCGGTCGCCGCCGCGGAGGCCGCGTCCGACAAACTGGCCGACGACATCGTCGCATTCGACGTGTCCGAGCGGATGGCCATCACCGACGTGTTCCTGGTGTGCTCGGCGTCCAACGACCGCCAGGTGCGCTCCGTCGTCGACGCCGTCGAGGAGAAGCTGCGCGACCTCGGCGCCCGCCCCGTCAGTCGCGAGGGCGAGCGCGAGGGCCGCTGGGTGCTGCTCGACTACGTCGAGATCGTCGTGCACGTGCAGCACGCCGAGGAGCGGGTGTTCTACGCCCTCGAGCGGCTGTGGAAGGACTGCCCGACCATCGAGCTGCCCGCCGAGGTGAACGCCGGTCGCGGCCCCCGCGCCGGAGACGGGGCGTGA
- the nadD gene encoding nicotinate-nucleotide adenylyltransferase → MSNPKRLGVMGGTFDPIHHGHLVAASEVQHWFHLDEVVFVPTGQPWQKTERVVTPPEDRYLMTVIATASNPVFSVSRVDIDRAGPTYTVDTLRDLRAHYGDDTELFFITGADALGQILSWRDHDELFELAHFVGCTRPGHDLSAVGLPEDKVTLVEVPALAISSSECRHRVRGDEPIWYLVPDGIVQYINKRGLYVEA, encoded by the coding sequence GTGAGCAACCCGAAGCGGCTCGGTGTCATGGGTGGGACGTTCGACCCCATCCATCACGGCCACCTGGTGGCGGCCAGCGAGGTGCAGCACTGGTTCCACCTCGACGAGGTGGTCTTCGTGCCCACCGGCCAGCCGTGGCAGAAGACCGAGCGCGTCGTCACGCCGCCCGAGGACCGCTACCTCATGACGGTCATCGCGACGGCGTCGAACCCGGTGTTCTCCGTCAGCCGGGTCGACATCGACCGCGCCGGCCCCACCTACACCGTCGACACGCTCCGCGACCTCCGTGCGCACTACGGCGACGACACCGAGCTGTTCTTCATCACCGGCGCCGACGCGCTCGGGCAGATCCTGTCCTGGCGCGACCACGACGAGCTGTTCGAGCTGGCCCACTTCGTCGGCTGCACCCGGCCCGGGCACGACCTCTCCGCCGTCGGGCTGCCGGAGGACAAGGTGACGCTGGTCGAGGTGCCGGCGCTGGCGATCTCGTCCAGCGAGTGCCGGCACCGGGTCAGGGGCGACGAGCCGATCTGGTACCTGGTGCCCGACGGCATCGTCCAGTACATCAACAAACGCGGCCTCTACGTCGAGGCATGA